CAGATTTTTTGCGCCctgactcactgactgactgcgGAATCGATTTGATTTAGGTTCCAACCGAGAGCACGGTTACCTCTCAACTTTTTATGTTATACTTGTATCTCCTAACGTATTGATATAATTGTCCGCGGCTTCTAATCCAGCTCCTTCCCTAGAACCACCATGTACCCGAGCACCCTGACGCAGTTGGCCCGGACGAACCCGTTCAGCGCCCCGCTCTTCACTCTGCACCACGTCGAAGAACCGAAGCAGAGGAGCACCGTCAGGCATGGACAAGCCAAACGCCAGATGGCCGCTGCCGCAGTGGACGGTAAGGTCAAACTACACATATCACACACAGTCGGGAATTAATTTAAAGTCCCGCATTCTCAGGTCATTATTGGAGTCGCTTGGGGTCGTGGTGTGTGTAACTAGAGACGGACTCCACTGCGGTCTCTCTGCTTCGCGGAAGTTAGCGTACTTCTTATTAAAAACTCAGAGAATAACCGATGCATACTTAACTGTGTGAGACGATAAAGACTGTTTTTTGGGCATATTTTTGTTAAAAGCTCCCTTCACCCTCCTTTACGTTCCGATCAAGCCTGACCTCTAAACCGCGTTTCTGCGAAAGAAACAACAAGCCCACTGCCCTGGAACTGAAGGACACTGTAAAGGTTCTTTTTACGCGTCACTATTCAGCGACTCTGTTGGTCCGCGCATGCTTGACATACCAATAAGTAGGAATTTCATTGGCTGTCGTCTCACTTCCTCGATcaagtttttcttttagtttaaATATTCATGTGGATTGTACGTGTGAAGTATCGTTGTCGCTTTATGTGTCTGGGTGTCTTTTAACTGATTTGGgcatgcttttttgtttttagtctAGGGGAGCAAGTATTGAAGTGTTAGGGCTATTTgcttgtaacctgaagggtTTATCTTTGAATTCCTGTCCtactgtacccttgatcaggtacttaccctgacacattctccagagtgatttacaGTGGACACTTTTTCATGCATTGTGACTTAAGTTaaactgctacatacactacttacacctatacatctagcagatgcttttgtccaaagtgacatgcatctgagaacaacaaaaacagtgcaTTGCACCAACAGGACAGATTTGAATGCAGTACAGTCGGTTTCACATACCTTGCATGTAGGCTTTTATTTAAAGACTATGAAATGGGATAACATATACGTACAAATTTGTCAAATACTTGTGAGACTGGGGAGATGCGTATGAAaggagatgttttgagacccccTCTTTaaatttagagtcagcagttctgagtgaaaaggGGATGTTGTTCAAACACAGCAAATccataactaaaaaaaaacttgatagTGTTCTTGATTTTTGGACCTCTTAAATGTATGACCACTAActtggcagaggtggaggagtgtagtaAGTGCTCAGGTACACACTAGGGAGCAGATCTATTGGTGGTTTTGTAGACTGTAACTAGAGCCTTGATTTTAATGCAGATAGCTGTAAAGCCAGTGAAGAGAGatcaccagagcaatgtaacatacTCACACAATGAAAGATGGTAAATTGAAACAATCTGTATAAACACTGTacatataaatgggtagatttTAAAGGTGGTTATTTCCCCTTTGTCCAAGTCAACTTACTTGCTGTGAAAGACAAAATACTGTAGATATACCTTTGATCAGTTACAGGTTTGCCAGTTTCGAGAGACATTTTCTTATCCTTAACCTTAGCCGATATGAAATAGCTGTGCGCTAGCTGCAGCTTGTGATTATGCAATGTCTAGGTTGCAGCCACCTTGACTTTTTCCAGCACTTGTACACTTTTACATGCACCCCATACTAGAGTCAAGGATATGGAATAGGGGTTGTGACAGCTCTGTTCACTTTATGCAGCCCCTGAGCTTTCACTTTTCATGTAACACCTTGCGGTCATGATCATGTTTCTTTAGAGGGAGACAGTTGCGAGTTCGGCTCCTCAAAGTATTTTATCCTGTGTGGCTTCGGTGGGATTCTGAGCTGTGGCACCACACACACGGCTGTGGTTCCTCTCGATCTGGTCAAGTGCAGAATGCAGGTTTGTTCTTATGCATGGTGTGGAGTCAGGATTACCATGTAACAGTTTACTGTATCTTTTTCTTTGCACTCTGATAAAAATGCTTAACTCCTGCCTGTTGCTTGTTGGGTTTCACCATCACAACTATTTCAGAAATCGTATGGTAGTCTCATTACTGTGTAAAGATGGAAAACAAGTTACATTGCATTACTTGGTTCTGAAGATTTTTAGGGATGTTTTCTAAAACTAAAGGTGATTCAGGAATGTTTTCATACACCTGCTGTCAGTGTGCTGCACAAGGGCAATTTGCATAAGTTTATACCTTCCTCCTCAAAAGTTCCATTACTGGGAGTTCTCAAACACTCTGAACTCTGCTGAATGTAGAGGCactctgtgttttgtgcttGTAAATTGGAATTCCTGTTTGGTGCTGTGAGACCACTGCTAGTTTCTGCACAAGGCTctataaaatacttttaaatgaagCCAGAAATGTTTATGGACCCATGGGATGCTAATAATAGCAGCCCAACTACACTCTCCAGTGTCTAGTTAATGTTCAACCATAAATCACAGCTTGTTTTAATTACCATGAGAGCATCTTGGAAACTGATAATTCATATACTCCTAATAGGATATGAATATGGTCACCTAGTGTTAATGTtaagcagacttttttttttttttttaaatgatggttTGTCAGATCTAATTTTATTGAAGTCCCTACTATTTCTGGATGAGGGAAAGTTGAGAACTTGTCATTGCCTAGGTTAAAGCTTCTTTTTCTGTTGCCAAAACACTGCATCTTGACTGAAAGCTGAATAATTGCACCAGAAGCAATCCACAGCAGTTAAGTGAAAGGCTGCTAATGGTGTGGTGTGAGACTAACTGCATGTGCATGGTGTGTCCTCTACTGTAGACTCTGAAGTGAGCTGTGACTTTGGCTCCATGAAGTATTATGCCCTGTGTGGCTTCGGGGGCATCCTGAGCTGTGGCATCACACATACAGCCGTTGTGCCCCTTGACTTGGTCAAGTGCCGTCTTCAGGTCTGTATTTGGCTTTATCTGAAActgtttattcacttttttcagaATTACTCTAACCTTGCAGAGGGATAGTCTAAAACTCCATTTTGGTATGGCTGTGTGATTTGAAGTGTAAACTTATTCCTTTAGTCAGCTTAAAAGTTGCCTTATGTGTCACAAGACCCAGCATGAACCACTTGGGCTGTATTCTGTTGCTCATGTTGGCTATCTTTCTTACAGGTGGATCCTGCCAAgtataaaagcattttcaaTGGCTTCACTGTCACACTGAGGGAGGATGGTGTGCGGGGCCTGGCCAAAGGCTGGGCACCCACCTTCATTGGATACTCCATGCAGGGGCTCTGCAAGTTTGGCTTTTATGAAGTGTTCAAGATCCTGTACAGCGACATCCTAGGAGAGGTGAGCCCTCACGCTGGGAAAGAGTTTGGTGGGGACAATGGGATGTGGAGTTGTTTtgctccaaaatgacatacatccCTGAACAATATGTGCATGCTGTCAACAAGGGAGAGATTAGGATCCAGATGCATGATTTgagtcaatttgtcacacaccactgtataaaccagtacacattacacaaatagctacatctaggcttttccattattaaacataatatGCATGCTTATCAAGCACTTGTGAGATCAAgagagaaatgagtctgaaagaggtgagttttgagaaacttcttaaatgtagaaagatTCAGCAATTTTGAGAAAGAGGGGAGGTCTTTCAACCACATTTGAggcagaaccaaaaacctttgtccTTTTGatttgggaccaccaagcaggcagaggtggaagagtgtagtagtctggttggggtgtagcaagtgattGTAGGTGTTGGGAAGCAGATCTGTTCACAGTTTTGTAGAATGTAGCCAGTGTTTCATTTGATCAGTACTGATttcagggtgggggggtgtggtggcgcagcgggttttgccgggttctgctctctagcgggtctggggttcgagtcccgctcgggggtGCTctgtgacagattggcatcctgtcctgggtgtgtcccctccagccttccgccctgtgttgccgggttaggctccggctcgctatgaccctgcttgagagagagggggagagcgcgcgcgcgctcaggGTTGTGGTCAGATAGGGGAGGAGGCTTCAGTTCTCTGAATACTGAGCAATGTTGGTCTGGGAAGGATAATAGTTTTCTGAGCATGTAAACAAGTTTTATTATGTCTCCAGGAAAATACATACCTGTGGAGAACCTCTCTCTACCTGGCTGCATCTGCCAGCGCTGAGTTCTTTGCTGATGTGGCACTGGCCCCCATGGAGGCCTGCAAAGTACGCATCCAGACCCAGCCAGGCTATGCCAACACCCTGCGTGAATGTGCCCCCAAGATGTATGCTGAGGAAGGCCTCTGGGCGTAAGTATTCCACCAGCTATGGTGCCTCTTCAGCTGAAGGTGCTTCAACACGTTCCTTAGATCCACCTCTGGGGGGCACTCCAGTGCTAGAACTGTTGCTCTATCTGGGTGCAGCAGCTCCAGTCTGGGGGGCTTCCAGCAACTTGCTGGTTGTACAGTTGGAGGTGCTTGAGTCATTGGCGTGTGAGAGCAGTATACCTGCCCCCCAGCCCCCCGCTGCACTGGTACCCCATCAGCTCTGCTGGCAGGAAGTTCCCAGTGCAGCTAGGCTGGGAAGCAGACATCTGATTTCAAGGCCTTTTTACAAACTTGTGGTTCTCACAGCATTTTACAGAATTCCTCTTTGCACAAGTGATGTTAAATttcttgtgtaaaatactgTACTATAGACAAAGTTAAAATACATACCTTATAAGCTTAGACAAACAAAAGGAATGTAACTGTTCTTGATGCTTGGTTACCTGTGTACTAATTGATAGAGGGACCTGACTGTATCTAACCCTTACACACCAAAGCAGTAAATGCTATTCTGGGTTACATGAGACAAGCCTTAAGTTGTGACCCTATGTGTCTCCTTCCTTCCATTCAGGTTCTACAAGGGTGTAGTGCCCCTGTGGATGAGGCAGATCCCTTATACCATGATGAAATTTGCCTGCTTCGAGCGAACAGTGGAAGCCCTTTACAAGTTTGTGGTGCCCAAGCCACGTAGTGAGTGCTCGAAACCTGAGCAGCTGGTTGTCACCTTTGTGGCTGGTTATATTGGTAAGTTGATCATCATGTTGCTGTGGGTGGAGGGCTTAGGAATTGCTGATAAGTGTTCTGACATCCTCAGTTTGAGACAGCAAGTCTGGGTAGCATCTTTCTTTTTCGGTGGGTGAACATTCAACCAGCTTCATCaaggttgtgtgtctgtgcacgtGTGAGAGCTTTACCCTTGTCCCCACAGCTGGCGTGTTCTGTGCCATCGTGTCCCACCCTGCTGACTCTGTGGTGTCTGTGCTGAACAAAGAGAAGGGCAGCAGTGCTCTTCAGGTGCTCAAGAGGCT
Above is a genomic segment from Scleropages formosus chromosome 2, fSclFor1.1, whole genome shotgun sequence containing:
- the slc25a3a gene encoding solute carrier family 25 member 3a isoform X1, whose protein sequence is MYPSTLTQLARTNPFSAPLFTLHHVEEPKQRSTVRHGQAKRQMAAAAVDDSEVSCDFGSMKYYALCGFGGILSCGITHTAVVPLDLVKCRLQVDPAKYKSIFNGFTVTLREDGVRGLAKGWAPTFIGYSMQGLCKFGFYEVFKILYSDILGEENTYLWRTSLYLAASASAEFFADVALAPMEACKVRIQTQPGYANTLRECAPKMYAEEGLWAFYKGVVPLWMRQIPYTMMKFACFERTVEALYKFVVPKPRSECSKPEQLVVTFVAGYIAGVFCAIVSHPADSVVSVLNKEKGSSALQVLKRLGPRGVWKGLLARIIMIGTLTALQWFIYDSVKVYFRLPRPPPPEMPESLKKKLGLTE
- the slc25a3a gene encoding solute carrier family 25 member 3a isoform X2, which produces MYPSTLTQLARTNPFSAPLFTLHHVEEPKQRSTVRHGQAKRQMAAAAVDEGDSCEFGSSKYFILCGFGGILSCGTTHTAVVPLDLVKCRMQVDPAKYKSIFNGFTVTLREDGVRGLAKGWAPTFIGYSMQGLCKFGFYEVFKILYSDILGEENTYLWRTSLYLAASASAEFFADVALAPMEACKVRIQTQPGYANTLRECAPKMYAEEGLWAFYKGVVPLWMRQIPYTMMKFACFERTVEALYKFVVPKPRSECSKPEQLVVTFVAGYIAGVFCAIVSHPADSVVSVLNKEKGSSALQVLKRLGPRGVWKGLLARIIMIGTLTALQWFIYDSVKVYFRLPRPPPPEMPESLKKKLGLTE